One stretch of Caldinitratiruptor microaerophilus DNA includes these proteins:
- a CDS encoding autorepressor SdpR family transcription factor, with protein sequence MGPLNEVFRAIADPTRREILRLLRRGDMTAGEIAGHFAISKPSISHHLGVLKQAGLVLDVRRGQNIVYSLNTTVFQDVLTWLVQFTERGGGSGDGDAAPV encoded by the coding sequence ATGGGGCCGCTCAACGAGGTGTTCCGGGCCATTGCCGACCCCACCCGGCGGGAGATCCTGCGCCTCCTGCGCCGGGGTGACATGACCGCCGGGGAGATTGCCGGCCACTTCGCCATCTCGAAGCCGAGCATCTCCCATCACCTCGGTGTGCTCAAGCAGGCGGGTCTGGTCCTCGACGTGCGCCGGGGCCAGAACATCGTCTACAGCCTGAACACGACGGTCTTCCAGGACGTCCTCACCTGGCTCGTCCAGTTCACCGAACGGGGAGGGGGTTCCGGTGACGGTGACGCCGCGCCGGTATGA
- a CDS encoding SDR family oxidoreductase gives MILVTGATGFVGREIVRELAEAGHPVRALVRSEATSGPIRPWVAEVARGDVTDPASVRAAARGCRAVVHLVAIRRQWGARTFEAITAQGAVHAVQAAVDAGAEHFVLMSALGLTDNPTTGYMKAKKKAEEAVRASGIPFTIFRPSFVVGPGGFVEEYAGLIRKAPFVPIPGTGRYPVQPVDRRDVARAFRRALEVPAARGRTYDLAGPERVSFEDFIAEIMAAMGIRKGRLHVPLAVMRPVAAVLERLTPNPPATTDEIAMLEAGNVGDPGPAERDLGVTPRPLREAVQGAVEGLRREGRL, from the coding sequence ATGATCCTGGTCACGGGGGCGACGGGCTTCGTCGGACGGGAGATCGTGCGGGAGCTGGCGGAGGCAGGTCACCCGGTGCGGGCGCTGGTCCGGTCCGAGGCGACCTCGGGCCCGATCCGGCCCTGGGTGGCGGAGGTCGCCCGCGGCGACGTCACCGACCCGGCGTCCGTGCGGGCGGCGGCACGCGGGTGCCGTGCGGTGGTGCATCTCGTCGCCATCCGGCGGCAGTGGGGAGCACGGACCTTCGAGGCGATCACCGCGCAGGGGGCGGTCCACGCTGTCCAGGCCGCGGTGGACGCCGGGGCCGAGCACTTCGTCCTCATGAGCGCCCTGGGCCTCACGGACAATCCCACGACCGGCTACATGAAGGCGAAGAAGAAGGCCGAGGAGGCGGTGCGCGCCTCCGGAATTCCGTTCACGATCTTCCGGCCCTCGTTCGTCGTCGGACCCGGTGGGTTCGTGGAGGAGTACGCCGGGCTCATCCGGAAGGCGCCCTTCGTCCCGATCCCGGGCACGGGGCGGTACCCCGTCCAGCCGGTCGACCGCCGCGACGTGGCCCGGGCCTTCCGGCGAGCCCTCGAGGTCCCCGCGGCTCGCGGCCGGACCTACGACCTGGCGGGGCCCGAGCGCGTGAGCTTCGAGGACTTCATCGCGGAGATCATGGCCGCCATGGGCATCCGCAAGGGCCGGCTGCACGTGCCGCTGGCGGTCATGCGGCCGGTCGCCGCCGTGCTCGAGCGGCTGACCCCGAACCCGCCGGCCACCACCGACGAGATCGCCATGCTCGAAGCTGGCAACGTGGGCGACCCCGGCCCCGCCGAGCGGGACCTGGGCGTCACCCCGCGCCCCCTCCGGGAAGCGGTGCAGGGCGCCGTGGAGGGGCTCCGGCGGGAGGGCCGCCTCTAG
- a CDS encoding thiol-disulfide oxidoreductase DCC family protein — MRGLRVLYDGWCPTCSRAAAWIRRLDWLGLVEVVSLREPGIAEAMGLDPARVRRRLHAVPAEGGRPYEGMSALVQVALRLPLLWPAAPFLWILSRTTPGRRLYDRVAVGRRIRPPGG; from the coding sequence GTGCGCGGCCTGCGCGTGCTCTACGACGGGTGGTGCCCGACGTGCTCCCGCGCGGCGGCATGGATCCGCCGGCTCGACTGGCTCGGCCTCGTCGAGGTGGTGTCGCTGCGCGAGCCCGGCATCGCCGAGGCGATGGGACTGGACCCGGCGCGGGTCCGCCGCCGGCTCCACGCCGTGCCGGCGGAGGGCGGCCGGCCGTACGAGGGGATGAGCGCCCTCGTCCAGGTCGCCCTGCGGCTGCCGCTCCTTTGGCCGGCCGCTCCTTTCCTCTGGATCCTGTCCCGCACCACGCCGGGCCGCCGGCTTTACGATCGGGTCGCAGTGGGACGCCGGATCCGGCCACCTGGAGGCTGA
- a CDS encoding DUF420 domain-containing protein: MLQNPVALLAGANALLNATSAVLMVAGLRFIRRGDRDRHMRRMLAAAVLQGVFLILYVIRTGLYGTTPFQGPGPLRVAYLALLGSHMFLAIIAAPLVVLTLWWALRGDLARHRRLARWTYPMWLYVSVTGPLVFVMLYGFGRPGA, translated from the coding sequence ATGCTGCAGAACCCCGTGGCCCTCCTTGCCGGGGCCAACGCGCTGCTGAACGCGACGAGCGCCGTGCTGATGGTCGCCGGCCTCCGGTTCATCCGCCGTGGGGATCGGGACCGGCACATGCGCCGGATGCTGGCCGCCGCCGTCCTGCAGGGGGTCTTCCTGATCCTGTACGTGATCCGCACCGGGCTTTACGGCACCACGCCCTTCCAGGGGCCGGGGCCCCTGCGGGTCGCGTACCTGGCGCTTCTCGGGAGCCACATGTTCCTGGCGATCATCGCCGCGCCGCTCGTCGTGCTGACCCTGTGGTGGGCGCTCCGGGGTGACCTGGCCCGCCACCGCCGGCTGGCCCGGTGGACCTACCCGATGTGGCTGTACGTCTCGGTCACGGGGCCGCTCGTGTTCGTCATGCTGTACGGCTTCGGCCGTCCGGGGGCGTAG
- a CDS encoding SdpI family protein, whose protein sequence is MTVTPRRYDVREQLRGDWLLLLLLAVGLVVGMVVAPNLSGPVPIHWNARGEPDGFLAPPWGAVIHPLVGAAVYLGLLVLPLIDPSRANYPLFAGTVRAIRWVLVLTALGLHAVGLLVALGHRLDSGRAVIGAVGLLFLILGNVLGRVRHNWFIGIRTPWTLASEAVWQRTHRLAAPIWVLGGAVGILSAALLPPRPRAAVFGAAVAVMVVVPVVYSYLEWRRTGAGESS, encoded by the coding sequence GTGACGGTGACGCCGCGCCGGTATGACGTGCGTGAGCAGCTTCGCGGCGACTGGCTGCTCCTCCTGCTGCTGGCGGTGGGGCTCGTGGTCGGGATGGTCGTGGCGCCGAATCTGAGCGGACCGGTCCCCATCCACTGGAACGCGCGCGGCGAGCCCGACGGCTTCCTGGCTCCACCCTGGGGCGCGGTGATCCACCCCCTCGTCGGCGCGGCGGTGTACCTCGGGCTCCTCGTGCTGCCGCTGATCGACCCGAGCCGGGCGAACTACCCCCTGTTCGCCGGCACGGTCCGGGCCATCCGCTGGGTGCTGGTCCTGACCGCCCTCGGGCTGCACGCGGTGGGGCTCCTGGTGGCGCTTGGTCACCGCCTCGATTCGGGCCGCGCCGTGATCGGGGCCGTCGGGCTCTTGTTCCTCATCCTGGGAAACGTGCTCGGCCGCGTGCGCCACAACTGGTTCATCGGGATCCGGACTCCGTGGACGCTGGCCAGCGAGGCGGTCTGGCAGCGCACCCACCGCCTCGCCGCCCCGATCTGGGTCCTGGGCGGAGCGGTGGGCATCCTGTCGGCGGCCCTCCTCCCCCCGAGGCCTCGTGCGGCCGTCTTCGGGGCGGCCGTCGCCGTGATGGTCGTCGTACCGGTCGTCTACTCCTACCTGGAGTGGCGGCGGACCGGGGCCGGGGAATCGTCGTGA
- the hemQ gene encoding hydrogen peroxide-dependent heme synthase, with translation MPSAPETLEGWYALHDLRKVDWEAWKRLSPGQRDDAVKEAVAFFTSCQKVEDSPEGSSAIYSVLGHKGDLLILHFRPTLRDLRDLELAFDKTRLAGVTRQTTSFVSVVELSRHGEGARGGETASPETQAYLQRRLKPRIPDTSHICFYPMNKKREGEDNWFMLPPERRAELMAAHGATGRKYAGLVTQVITGAMGLDDWEWGVTLFADDPLQFKKLVYEMRFDEVSARYAVFGPFYVGLRLQPEDLPEYLGV, from the coding sequence ATGCCATCGGCCCCCGAGACCCTCGAGGGATGGTACGCCCTGCACGACCTGCGGAAGGTCGACTGGGAGGCGTGGAAGCGCCTCTCCCCCGGCCAGCGGGACGATGCCGTGAAGGAAGCCGTTGCCTTCTTCACATCCTGCCAGAAGGTGGAGGACAGCCCGGAAGGCAGCAGCGCCATCTACAGCGTGCTCGGCCACAAGGGCGACCTCCTGATCCTCCACTTCCGCCCGACTCTCCGGGACCTGCGGGACCTTGAGCTGGCCTTCGACAAGACCCGGCTGGCGGGCGTCACCCGCCAGACGACCTCCTTCGTCTCGGTGGTCGAGCTGAGCCGGCACGGGGAAGGCGCCCGCGGCGGGGAGACGGCAAGCCCGGAAACACAGGCGTACCTGCAGCGCCGCCTGAAGCCCCGGATCCCGGACACCTCGCACATCTGCTTCTACCCGATGAACAAGAAGCGCGAAGGCGAGGACAACTGGTTCATGCTCCCGCCGGAGCGGCGGGCCGAGCTCATGGCCGCACACGGGGCCACCGGGCGGAAGTACGCGGGTCTGGTGACGCAGGTGATCACCGGGGCGATGGGGCTCGACGACTGGGAATGGGGCGTCACGCTCTTCGCGGACGATCCGCTGCAGTTCAAGAAGCTCGTCTACGAGATGCGGTTCGACGAGGTGAGCGCCCGCTACGCCGTCTTCGGCCCGTTCTACGTGGGCCTGCGCCTCCAACCGGAGGACCTGCCGGAGTACCTCGGCGTCTAG
- a CDS encoding NAD(P)-dependent oxidoreductase codes for MLPSLRQTSWQRGASRPVPETTVAFLGLGQMGLPMALNLQRKGFSVTGWNRTPEKGQPLVEAGGRLAGTPREAVRGADFIVTMLGDPAAVRQVALGTDGFLAACRSGAVWIDASTIGPSAAREMAEAAARARVEYLDAPVLGSVKPATDGTLTFLVGGNPEALTRARPVLDAMGQSVHHFGAAGQGAAAKIVANMLTGTLVAALGEALALADGLGLERDAIVRMLMEGPAGAPIVRMKAPLMQSGDFPPAFQLRWMEKDLGLALLEAHRLGTALPAAAAAHGAYAAARAAGLGDQDFAAIAAFTRSVARGPAGPERA; via the coding sequence GTGTTACCATCATTGAGACAGACTAGCTGGCAGAGAGGAGCGAGCCGACCCGTGCCGGAGACCACCGTCGCCTTCCTGGGGCTGGGCCAGATGGGCCTGCCCATGGCTCTGAACCTGCAGCGCAAGGGCTTTTCCGTCACCGGGTGGAACCGGACTCCCGAGAAGGGCCAGCCGCTGGTGGAGGCCGGCGGGCGATTGGCCGGCACTCCCCGGGAAGCCGTTCGCGGGGCCGATTTCATCGTGACCATGCTGGGCGACCCGGCCGCGGTCCGGCAGGTCGCCCTGGGGACGGACGGCTTCCTCGCCGCCTGCCGGAGTGGCGCCGTGTGGATCGACGCCTCGACCATCGGCCCGTCGGCGGCCCGGGAGATGGCGGAGGCGGCTGCAAGAGCCCGCGTGGAGTACCTGGACGCCCCGGTCCTGGGCAGCGTGAAGCCCGCGACCGACGGTACGCTCACGTTCCTGGTGGGCGGGAACCCGGAGGCGCTCACCCGGGCGCGACCGGTTCTCGACGCCATGGGCCAGAGCGTGCACCACTTCGGTGCCGCGGGACAGGGGGCCGCGGCCAAGATCGTGGCGAACATGCTCACCGGCACCCTCGTCGCCGCGCTGGGCGAGGCGCTGGCGCTGGCCGACGGGCTCGGCCTCGAGCGGGACGCGATCGTTCGGATGCTCATGGAAGGTCCGGCAGGCGCTCCCATCGTCCGGATGAAGGCCCCGCTCATGCAGTCGGGGGACTTCCCGCCCGCCTTTCAGCTCCGCTGGATGGAGAAGGACCTGGGTCTGGCCCTCCTGGAGGCCCACCGGCTGGGGACGGCGCTCCCCGCGGCGGCTGCGGCGCACGGGGCGTACGCAGCGGCCCGTGCCGCCGGCCTCGGCGATCAGGACTTCGCAGCGATCGCAGCGTTCACGCGCTCGGTAGCGCGTGGCCCCGCCGGCCCGGAGCGGGCCTAG